One window of the Melopsittacus undulatus isolate bMelUnd1 chromosome 20 unlocalized genomic scaffold, bMelUnd1.mat.Z SUPER_20_unloc_1, whole genome shotgun sequence genome contains the following:
- the LOC106023603 gene encoding loricrin-like produces the protein MCSRQDRDQCHTQERYTRQSSGGCHSSGGGCHSSGGGGCHSSGGGGGCHSSGGGGGCHSSSGGGGCHSSGGSGGCHSSGGGGCHGKPQVQYHYHQQQQQQQQQQQVHQLPSQKMK, from the coding sequence ATGTGCTCCCGTCAGGACAGGGACCAGTGCCACACACAGGAGCGTTACACCCGGCAGAGCAGCGGTGGTTGCCACAGCTCCGGTGGTGGTTGCCACAGCTCCGGTGGTGGTGGCTGCCATAGCTCCGGTGGTGGCGGTGGCTGTCACAGCTccggtggtggtggtggctgcCATAGCTCCAGTGGTGGCGGCGGCTGCCATAGCTCCGGTGGCAGCGGTGGATGCCATAGCTCCGGTGGTGGTGGTTGTCATGGGAAGCCACAGGTCCAGTACCActaccaccagcagcagcagcagcagcagcagcagcagcaggtccaCCAGCTGCCCTCGCAGAAGATGAAGTGA
- the LOC101873102 gene encoding protein MRP-126-like gives MSKTSQSQEPLSQLEKAMDVIIDVFHQYSRREGDRDTLTKAELKLLIEKQLANYLKHVTSTATIEEIMKDLDRNKDAQLSFSEVMLLIVRVTIATHEHLHEVENQQQHKHQQQHHH, from the exons ATGAGCAAG ACCTCCCAGAGCCAGGAGCCCCTCTCCCAGCTGGAGAAGGCCATGGATGTCATCATTGATGTCTTCCACCAGTACTCGAGACGGGAGGGGGACAGAGACACCCTGACCAAGGCGGAGCTGAAGCTCCTCATTGAGAAGCAGCTTGCCAACTACCTGAAG CACGTGACAAGCACGGCCACCATTGAGGAGATCATGAAGGACCTCGATAGGAACAAGGATGCACAGCTCAGCTTCAGCGAGGTGATGCTGCTCATCGTCCGTGTCACCATTGCCACCCATGAGCATCTCCACGAGGTCgagaaccagcagcagcacaagcaccagcagcagcaccaccactGA
- the LOC101873273 gene encoding protein S100-A12-like yields the protein MSVSTQPKNTSAETRQFPGNCTLEQALKTIVDVYHRYSIREGELDLLNFNDFKTLLTEQAPTFLQACNRNQPGYLNKVFQETDLNKDKDLSFEEFTIVLGKITDDAHRIIHKDDRCTPDKD from the exons ATGTCTGTGAGCACCCAGCCCAAGAACACCTCTGCTGAGACTCGGCAGTTCCCTGGCAACTGCACATTGGAGCAGGCCCTGAAGACCATCGTGGATGTCTATCACCGCTACAGCATCCGGGAGGGCGAGCTCGACCTCCTCAACTTCAATGACTTCAAGACACTGTTAACGGAGCAGGCACCGACCTTCCTGCAAGCCTGT AACAGGAACCAACCTGGCTACCTGAATAAGGTCTTCCAAGAGACTGATTTAAATAAGGACAAGGACCTGAGCTTCGAGGAGTTCACCATCGTCTTGGGCAAGATAACCGATGATGCCCATCGCATCATCCACAAGGATGACCGCTGCACACCAGACAAGGATTGA
- the LOC101873440 gene encoding protein S100-A9-like, with translation MKTDLELALECAINIYHQYAIKNPIDDYLDKPEFSQLLKETAKPFLHNTTPPNVSIDEHINSLFAKADSNHDGRLKFTEFLTTLNLVVIDAHNRSHGKHDHHHGAGHGHDHGHDHGHDHGHDHGHGPRK, from the exons ATGAAAACCGACCTGGAGCTCGCCCTGGAGTGTGCCATCAACATCTACCACCAGTACGCCATAAAGAACCCCATCGATGACTACCTGGACAAGCCGGAGTTCTCCCAGCTGCTGAAGGAGACTGCCAAGCCCTTCCTCCACAACACCACACCG CCCAACGTGTCCATCGATGAGCACATCAACAGCCTCTTTGCCAAAGCCGACAGCAACCACGACGGTCGCCTCAAGTTCACCGAGTTCCTGACCACACTGAATCTGGTCGTCATTGATGCCCATAATAGGTCCCATGGGAAACATGACCACCATCATGGTGCCGGTCATGGGCATGACCATGGCCATGATCATGGGCACGACCACGGCCACGACCATGGCCACGGGCCCAGAAAGTGA
- the LOC106023604 gene encoding protein S100-A4-like, with the protein MASPLEQALAVMVSTFHKYSGNEGDKYKLSKQELKEMLTKELPSFSRQTSEASLQQLMDHLDSNSDSQVDFQEYVTFLACMAMMCNDFFQDCPDKMPRRK; encoded by the exons ATGGCATCTCCCCTGGAGCAGGCGCTGGCCGTGATGGTCTCCACCTTCCACAAGTACTCAGGCAATGAGGGGGACAAGTACAAGCTCAGCAAGCAGGAGCTCAAGGAGATGCTCACCAAGGAGCTGCCCAGCTTCAGT AGACAAACCAGTGAGGCCAGTTTACAGCAGCTCATGGACCACCTGgacagcaacagtgacagcCAAGTGGACTTCCAGGAGTATGTGACCTTCCTGGCCTGCATGGCCATGATGTGCAATGACTTCTTCCAGGACTGCCCCGATAAGATGCCGCGTAGGAagtga
- the LOC101873606 gene encoding protein S100-A4-like — protein MASPLEQALAMMVTTFHKYSGKEGDKYKLSKQELKELLNKELPVFGSKQMDDAEFKRLMNDLDHDKDSEVDFKEYVCFLACITMGFNEFFRDCPTKQHRKK, from the exons ATGGCATCTCCCCTGGAGCAGGCGCTGGCCATGATGGTCACCACCTTCCACAAGTACTCGGGCAAGGAAGGGGACAAGTACAAGCTGAGCAAGCAGGAGCTCAAGGAGCTGCTCAACAAGGAGCTGCCTGTCTTTGGGAGC AAGCAAATGGATGATGCTGAGTTCAAGAGGCTCATGAACGACCTGGACCACGACAAGGACAGCGAGGTGGACTTCAAGGAGTACGTCTGCTTCCTGGCCTGCATCACCATGGGCTTCAATGAGTTCTTCAGGGATTGCCCCACCAAGCAGCACCGCAAGAAGTGA
- the S100A16 gene encoding protein S100-A16 yields the protein MAECTELEWAVQVLVNNFDKYSSRRCCCKKPRRISKKDFRKMLSCELNHMLTDTGNRRAADKLICDLDENKDGRISFEEYWTLIGGIASPIAQIIRQQEQSVKHTK from the exons ATGGCCGAGTGCACGGAGCTGGAATGGGCTGTCCAGGTGCTGGTGAACAACTTCGACAAGTACTCGAGCCGCAGGTGCTGCTGCAAGAAGCCAAGACGCATCAGCAAGAAGGACTTCCGCAAGATGCTGAGCTGTGAGCTCAACCACATGCTCACG GACACCGGGAATCGCCGCGCGGCCGATAAACTCATCTGTGACCTGGATGAGAACAAGGACGGACGCATCAGCTTCGAGGAATACTGGACCTTGATAGGCGGCATCGCCAGCCCCATCGCCCAGATCATCCgccagcaggagcagagcgTCAAGCACACCAAGTAG
- the S100A14 gene encoding protein S100-A14 gives MGQCNCRKKRKDCQELTDVERAIETVINQFHCYAVKGQKEYLTPNEMQELVVQKLPHLGKCVGPLEEKIECMGDPDEAKLEFGEYWDMMGDAAKGCRRK, from the exons ATGGGCCAGTGCAACTGCCGCAAGAAGCGCAAG GACTGCCAGGAGCTCACTGATGTGGAACGCGCCATCGAGACCGTCATCAACCAGTTCCATTGCTATGCAGTGAAGGGCCAGAAGGAATACCTGACCCCCAACGagatgcaggagctggtggtgcAGAAGCTGCCCCACTTGGGGAAG TGTGTTGGACCCCTGGAAGAGAAGATCGAGTGCATGGGAGACCCTGACGAGGCCAAGCTGGAGTTTGGGGAGTACTGGGACATGATGGGGGATGCAGCCAAGGGCTGCCGGAGGAAGTAG
- the LOC117438050 gene encoding protein S100-A13 produces MELTQLEEAIEKLVTTFLSCAGQEGSMTPDQFRALVQLQLPSLVQDIPSLEEKMQELDVNKDHELEFSEYWKLMGEVAKAIRREDTGKQ; encoded by the exons atggagcTGACCCAGCTGGAGGAGGCCATAGAGAAGCTGGTGACCACGTTCCTCAGCTGCGCAGGGCAGGAGGGCTCCATGACCCCCGACCAGTTCAGGGCCCTggtgcagctccagctgcccagCCTGGTGCAG GACATCCCTTCCCTGGAGGAGAAGATGCAGGAGCTGGATGTGAACAAGGACCATGAGCTGGAGTTCAGCGAGTACTGGAAGCTCATGGGGGAGGTGGCCAAGGCCATAAGGAGGGAGGACACTGGGAAGCAGTGA